Genomic DNA from Triticum dicoccoides isolate Atlit2015 ecotype Zavitan chromosome 4B, WEW_v2.0, whole genome shotgun sequence:
CTTTATCGAGAAAACAAGGTGTGCACTGTCAAGTTGCCTCTCTTGCTTTAAACCTATTTATTTCTGCTAACATTTGCCATAGCTGTAGTGTCTTTGACTTGACTATACTCTATTATTAGGTAAGCATGTGCTGTGTCTGTATACATTGTTAGTTCATATATATTGGTCTCATGGTGATCCTGCTTAAGGAATCGTCGAAAGCTGGCTCATCGAGGCGTCGAACATAAACATTCGACTACTATTTTTTGTCTTCCATTCTTAAACTAATGTATCCTTCTTGATGAAGCTATGTCTAGCATGTTGTTTCCACAGAATGCTAGCTGATTGTAAAACTCTGCATTTATTCATGTGTTAGGCCGAACTGGATGCTTCTGTCCATGCGTGTTGTTCGGGTGCAATGTTGCGGCTCTTAAAGAGGATACCCCATGGACAGCACCGTGTGTTTGTCATGCCGTCTTTGTGGAAGGAGGCATCGCCCTTGCGATCCTGACAGCAATATTCCATGGGGTTGATCCAAGATCGTCGTTTCTTATTGGAGAAGGTCTACTGTTCAGCTGGTGGCTGTGTGGTACCTATACCGGCATTTTCCGTCAGGAGCTCCAGAAAAAGTACCATCTCAAGGTGGAAATATGAAACCCTTCACTACATTCTGTGGTTATGTCTCGTCCCCAGTTGTTGGGTCAAAATTTGCTACTTTGATTCTAGTGATTTTACCTCCTACTTGTTTCCACTAGAACTCGCCATGCGACCCTTGTATGGTCCATTGCTGCCTGCACTGGTGCGCAAACTGCCAGGAGCATCGGGAGAGGAGGGGCCGCCTAGCGGAGCGGGAGGATGGAGTGCAGATGACCATCGTCGACGCGCCTCCGGTGGAAGAGATGGGCATGCCAAGAGAATCATCGTGCTGCCTCTGATCGAGGGTGCCCGGCTGGATACATATGAAACGCTCGACAACCAAGACAGATAAATCAGGAAAATAAGGGGATTTTGATTTATTAAGATAGCACGAGTGAGTGagtgaggctgagattgaactccatGACGAACCTGGTAGGTAGGCATGCTGTTACGTTGGCTGAACTGAACTGCTGATCAGTCGGTCAAATGTTCTTATGTCATGTAGAACTGCTGATGACCTGCTAATACTCAAAGAGATATTAATTTCACAAGTTTGTATATCTATTTAATATATATCCCTTTGAGCAGTCGTGAGCTGTTAATTTTTTTGGTAAATTGTGAACTGTTCTTTTAGCAAATGATCCAAATTTACCGATTCATTATGTAAAGTACCTCAAATCCAACAAATTGGAATACAAATGAATGACAAAGATCCATGATAAAACTGAAAGTTACACTCGGATTCTTCGAAGTTGTCATCTCTAGCTTCACCTTTTGCATCTCAACTTTCCACCATAACTTGGGTTATGAATCCAAAGAAGACGGAAATTACATTGAGCCACAGACTGAAATAATATCGAAGGTTCTGAAGAGCCGCATAAGTCCATGCCAGAATCTATCATCATTGAACATGTTGTGGTTGGGGATACACCCCTCACAAGGCAAGTTGTCAAACCCTTGATTTATCGCCGAACTGTCAGTCAAGAAGATCGGTAATACATAAGATCGAAGCGGGAATCTAATCAAAGCCCACTTGACACTTCTTCGCTGCCCACCAACCCCCAAGGCAGGTCAAAGCATGAGACACCGAACTTtcgttcatgtaataggataggaagattcgtatgtggtcgctactcactccgacggaggccagggagcgtttggttactggatctacccggtgggagatggtagcacgggatattttcaaccggtttggatggcggtcatgtaataggataggcaattagtttctcTATCTttcttatgccagccggttgtggcattaTGGCTACTTTTTATTGGCTCGATGTGAGTTTTTCTTTACTTTTGTTCAGACTTTAAGACcttggttgaacctatttgctattttattaagttggccatatgcatcattctgatgcggaGGACGGGGagacccccttttcaaaaaaagaaaaaaaatgagacacCGAACTTCAAGATCGGGGCTTGCCGATCTGCGGGGCTCCAATATCACACACTCTTTGGTGTCGGGCGCATTGGCGACGCCGAGAACACATGAACATAGCATATTATAAAGTACTAGATCTCCATTAGGCTTCTCTTTCCCTCTCCAGTTTGTGGCAGCCAGGCACCAATCCCGTCCAAGCTTCATTAGGAAGACTGTAGATCCACTTCGCCACTGCCTACTGCTCATACGGCCAGTGTCGAGGAGGGCGTCTAGGTGCCTCAGCTTCGGCTAGTAGTTTAGATTAGGAATTTTTTTTCTCGCGGGGGCGTTCCAGCCAGTGGCAGCGCTTCATCTTCCTTGAGTTTGTCCATTGCAATGGAGTCGACGGAGCTCTGTCATTGATTCCCGATGTCTCCTTCGGAAGGCGAGGTTAGGGTTTCTTACTGTGTGCACACCAGCGAGATTTTGGTGCCACTCTTTTTATATCAATTCAAGGGTTCAATGGCAATGCCTACGGCTATGGGGCGCTGGCACTTAGGGGCGCGTGCATAAAGACTTCATGTCTATCATCGACAAGGTCAAACCGTCTCCAGTACGGGAGCAGCAAACATTGATGTGTTGACGACTCGTTCTAGCGACAGTAGTGGTCGTTCCGCGGTGCATGGTCCctaatataatttttattatgtttaggGTGCTTTGTACTTCTTATGAACCTTTTTAATAGATTTGGGCCCTTTTCACATAAATAAGAAGAATCGACTATAACTTCTCTATAACATAAATGTGTGGTTCCCCTCGCCTCATGGTGCGCCGGAAACAGTGGGAACCATAAGAAACTCACGACAGAACCAAGTTCTTCTCCTTCATCGCCTATATTAGTTGTATTGATTAAGTTACATGAGTTCCGATGAAAAATCATGCGAACGCTAACCGCCGCCAcactcttccttctcctcctctctctcgcatTCTGCCATCATCAGAGGGGTCGCCGCCAAAGCCCTGGTGACACATGAGAAGGTGGCGGCGGGCTCGTGCACTCACCTTTGTTGCCATGGTGGCACGACGCATGGTGGTGAGGATCTAGCAGCGACACTTGCTGCGTGGCGATGGGGCGCGAGAGGTGGCGGGAATAGTCGACGGTGTCTAGCGTGGCATGGGCATATGGTCCGGTCTCCCATGGTCGACGATGGATGGACGATTTCTTAATGCTCTTCAAGTGTGCATCCGCGCAGGAGTGTGTCGGCTAGGTGGCAGGGGTAGTtgccactactagagaaaagcctagcagtagcgcgggttttgggtgtatcagtagcgcgggtgcccgcgctactgatatggcGCCatagctaacttgtagcagtagcgcgtgtataaccctcgctactactacttctaatagtagtagcgtggttgacgcccgcgctactactacttagctgTAGCGCGGGTCAGGGCCCCGCGCTACTGTTAACTAAttgggaattaaaaaaataaattccATCCATGGTTGCTGCTGCTGGGCGTCATCGTCCTCTCCAACCATGGTTGTTGCTGGTCCTGGAGGGGATGGAGTTGTCCATGGTGATGGTGGCTCCCCACCCAACTCGTTCCCGCACCTCTCATCTCTATTGctgctacaaaagaagagaacattaTTTGAATgaggaagagagagatagagaggagtaggaGGAGGAACTCACTGGTGGCCGCCAAAGTTGGAGCCGACGCTCGAAGCCTAGATGAAGCCCGGTGACCTGCTACTGCTTGTCGTAGGACCCTTGACCATGGGGCTCGCATGTCCTCAGGAGGCCTTGTCCCGGTGAGGAGGTGCAAGTGGCTGCATCCATGGTGGATCTAGCCGCCGCCATGGACTATGCTTTGTTGGTTTCCCTCTCCTTCCAgcagaggagaaggaggaaggaggggCCGGGGAGGGGGCTGCGATGGGAGAGGAGGTCACCAAATTTGGGGAAGGCGCCGAGGTGTgagatcggcggcggcggtgggtgtgGACGCGAATCACGGGTGGGAGGAGAAGGGGAATGGGAGAGtgtgggagagaggagggattcggTCGAGGATATGAGGACTTCATCTACCttttacttagtagtagcgaggggtataaacccgtgctactactatcaagttagtagtagcgcgggttcataCCCCTNNNNNNNNNNNNNNNNNNNNNNNNNNNNNNNNNNNNNNNNNNNNNNNNNNNNNNNNNNNNNNNNNNNNNNNNNNNNNNNNNNNNNNNNNNNNNNNNNNNNNNNNNNNNNNNNNNNNNNNNNNNNNNNNNNNNNNNNNNNNNNNNNNNNNNNNNNNNNNNNNNNNNNNNNNNNNNNNNNNNNNNNNNNNNNNNNNNNNNNNNNNNNNNNNNNNNNNNNNNNNNNNNNNNNNNNNNNNNNNNNNNNNNNNNNNNNNNNNNNNNNNNNNNNNNNNNNNNNNNNNNNNNNNNNNNNNNNNNNNNNNNNNNNNNNNNNNNNNNNNNNNNNNNNNNNNNNNNNNNNNNNNNNNNNNNNNNNNNNNNNNNNNNNNNNNNNNNNNNNNNNNNNNNNNNNNNNNNNNNNNNNNNNNNNNNNN
This window encodes:
- the LOC119294215 gene encoding cell number regulator 6-like, coding for MAEESQAPRYVKLTRDQEAPAEDICPGELNQPINVPRPGCRRCAECGQVLPESYQLPADEPWSTGIFGCTADPASCRTGCFCPCVLFGCNVAALKEDTPWTAPCVCHAVFVEGGIALAILTAIFHGVDPRSSFLIGEGLLFSWWLCGTYTGIFRQELQKKYHLKNSPCDPCMVHCCLHWCANCQEHRERRGRLAEREDGVQMTIVDAPPVEEMGMPRESSCCL